A window from Urocitellus parryii isolate mUroPar1 chromosome 1, mUroPar1.hap1, whole genome shotgun sequence encodes these proteins:
- the LOC144254555 gene encoding olfactory receptor 2T5-like, producing MDITTWMTNHTEWADFILVGLFRKSQHPTLLCMVIFLVFLMALSGNAVLIILIHSSAKLHTPMYFFISQLSLMDMMSISITVTKMLLNQVLGVSTISVPECGIQMFLYLTLVGSEFFLLAAMAYDRYMAICHPLRYPVLINHRVCLLLASGCWFLGSVDGFMLTPVTMTFPFCRSREIQHFFCEVPAVMKLSCSDTSLYETLMYLCCVLMLLIPVTVISGSYSCILLTIHRMNSAEGRRKALATCSSHMMVVTLFYGAGVYTYMLPSSYHTPQKDMVVSVFYTILTPVLNPLIYSFRNKDVTEALRKMLSVESFRK from the coding sequence ATGGACATCACCACCTGGATGACCAACCACACGGAGTGGGCAGATTTCATCCTGGTGGGACTCTTCAGGAAATCTCAACACCCAACTCTGCTTTGTATGGTCATTTTTCTGGTTTTCCTGATGGCCTTGTCTGGAAATGCTGTCCTGATCATTCTGATACACTCCAGTGCCaaactccacacccccatgtacttcttcatCAGCCAGCTGTCCCTCATGGACATGATGTCCATCTCTATCACTGTGACCAAGATGCTCCTGAACCAGGTGCTAGGTGTGAGTACCATCTCAGTCCCAGAATGTGGGATACAGATGTTCCTCTACTTGACACTAGTAGGTTCTGAGTTTTTCCTTCTGGCagccatggcctatgaccgctacaTGGCCATCTGCCATCCACTTCGCTATCCAGTCCTCATTAACCATAGGGTGTGTCTCCTCCTGGCATCTGGTTGCTGGTTCCTGGGATCAGTGGATGGCTTCATGCTGACTCCTGTCACCATGACCTTCCCATTCTGCAGATCCCGGGAGATCCAgcacttcttctgtgaagtcccTGCTGTGATGAAGCTCTCCTGCTCAGACACCTCGCTCTATGAGACGCTCATGTACCTGTGCTGTGTCCTCATGCTCCTCATCCCTGTGACAGTCATTTCAGGCTCCTATTCCTGCATCCTCCTCACCATCCACAGGATGAACtcagcagagggcaggaggaaggccctggccacctgctcctcacacATGATGGTGGTCACACTCTTCTATGGTGCTGGTGTCTACACCTACATGCTCCCCAGCTCCTACCACACCCCTCAGAAGGACATGGTGGTGTCTGTGTTTTACACCATTCTCACCCCTGTGCTGAACCCCTTAATCTACAGTTTCAGGAACAAGGATGTCACTGAGGCTCT